The Malaclemys terrapin pileata isolate rMalTer1 chromosome 7, rMalTer1.hap1, whole genome shotgun sequence nucleotide sequence TGGGATTATTCGGTGTGCATAAGAGTTCTGTTGGATCAGagcctgagtgctcagcaccttgcaggaaccAGACTTAATAGCTCGCCTGCTAGAATTCCTATCACCGTGATCACGAACGCTGCACATAGCGCACATTTAAGAGACTTTTCCATAATGGAAAAACATTTCTGTACACTTTTGTTTCAGTTGAAAGGTCGGATACATTAGTTTGATAAGCACATTAGCACCTGGTGTCTAAGATAAGATGCTTAATTATACAGGCTATCATTCGTCCTCAGACTAACTACATTCCTCAGTATAAAAAGTTGTATGAAtgaagtatttttattaaataacacacattttcatttcaaactaCTTTTTCTTATCTTGATGATTATTTTTATAAAGGTTAAAAGTCATTTAACCATTTTTCCTGGGAATTTGCTTTGTTTAAAAGTTGTTAAAGAATTCGTGATAATCCCTCAGCACACCACACCTGAAACAGCTGTGCGGGAAATTGATGAGCTCTATGATGTGTATTTAGATGTCAAACAGCGCTGGAAATCTAAGGTGAGTCATCATTAAGTTCACATATTTATACTGCTAAACATAGATTTGAGACGGAAAGGATTTAGTGACACTGAATCAGCCAACATTATGAGGCTCGTGATTTCAAAACTGTTGATGCAGTTGTTAAGAAACTCTGACACATTTTCATGTAGTTCTGTAAGTTCTGATCAGTAAACTGGATGTCTCTGTAGAAAGCATGCGTCTTAAAAGtgtcttcttcctcacccttgtGTTTTGCTCCTGAGAAGGCACAACTGCAATCGGGTTCAAAGTCAGTCGAACCAGGCCAGCCTTACCACAGGTATGTAAATAGATGGAGTTTCAAAAGTGACAATTACCTGAAAATGGTGTTGCCATACCAGGAGTTTATTGACCAATATCTTACTTCAGAGACACAGAATATCCTCCAGGAAAAGCAAACATATCAATCTCGGCTCTATGTCTGTTCTTCTATCTCACCCACCCCTCTGGTACTGACATAGCAGAGAGTGATTTCCTGGCATCGCTAGAGATCCTGATTTGAATCTctttttaaactggtgtaaatcaggaattacTTCATTGAAGTCCATAGATCTATACACCATTGTAAAACCAAagaatgtgagatcagaatcagtttCACTATACTTGACACAGAAGTTTAGCTCATTGCCCAGTCTACTGTAGTATTCTGTCTCCAACAATGAGCAATATATGACGTTtcagagaaagaaacaaatgcatAATGTACCTAAACCAATAGTCCAATGATATACACTGGGGGGGGAAATTCCTCCCTGATCCCTGGAGACAATGAATTGGAGTCCTCATTAGTCCTTATATAGCCACAAATGTTATTAATGggcattaaaaaaatctgatccTATTTTTAATATTCATCTTCATTACCTGATTATCCCCTGTGGCAGTGAATACTACAGCGTGAATAAAGTATGCTGTGGGATGGTGGCATTTGCTCTAAATTCACTGCCCTTTCATTGATGGCGCCCTTGTTCTGCTATTATGAGACAGGgtaaagagaaaaaacattttccattatatcCTTCATCATTCAGAACATCAATTAAGTCTCCTCTAATACTTTCTTTACCAACAGTAGCTTTGGCAATATCTCATACCTTTTTAGCCATTGTTGCATCTCTCTCTGATCTCCACTATGTTCTCTTTATGTGGGTGGACAGAGTACTCCATCATCCcaactgtttgttttttactgcacattgagcaaacATCTTTAATGAGCTCTCTGCACCAGCTCTCatgtccctccctgccctgcaccctaTCCATTCACTCGCCCAAGAATCCAGCAAGTTTAGAGCCCATCAAAAGCATATGAGAAGTCTGGAATGAGTCTCCCTCCATTCCCCATAAGGCGCATTACTGTATCTTACATTgtaactatgggtatgtctacactacgaaatcaCGTTGaattatagaagccagttttatagaaattgtttttatacagtcgattgtgtgtgtccccacataaaatgctctaagtgcattaagtcggcggaccgcgtccacagtaacgaggctagcattgacttccagagcattgcactgtgggtagctattccagagttcccgcagtctctgccgcccattggaattctgagttgagatcccaatgcctgatgaggcaaaaaacagtgtcgcggggggttctgggtacatgtcgtcaggcccccccccCTTCCGTGAGAGCAATAGCAGACAattgttttgcgccttttttcctgggttacctgtgcagacaacataccacggcaagcatggagcctgctcagctcagctcacagtcaccatatgtcatctgggtgccggcagacgtggtactgcattgctacacagcagcagctaattgccttttggcagtagacggtgcaatatgactggtatccatcatcgtcatactcctcagtgagttcggtcagaggcacctgggcagacatgttttgtctcctggagactcagtcctgccggcagtcctattgcaccgtcttgacgatgatggctggCAGTCGTAATGCACCATTttttgccaagcacccagaagatgccgatggctatcagtcatgctgcaccatctgctgccagcctaagatgtaaaagatagatggaccagatttgttctgtattaatttgcttccccctccctccgtgaaatcaacggcctgataaacccagggttttgagttcaatctttgggggggccattctgtgtgacagttgtttgtgtttctccctgatgcacagccacctttgttgattttaattccctgtaagccatgtcgtcactcgcccctccctccctccgtcagacaatagtttcgcgccttttttcagcccagacgccatagcactgggatcatggagcccgctcagatcaccgtgacaattatgagcactatgaacaccatgcgcattgtcctggagtatatgcaaagccagaacatgccaaagcaaaaacaggcgaggaggcgattgcagctcagcgatgagagtgatgatgaaattgatatggacatagacctctcccaaagtacgggccccagcaatgtgcaaatcatggtgttactggggcaggttcgtgccatggaatgctgattctgggcccgggaaacaagcacagactggtgggaccacatcgtgttgcaggtgtgggacgattcccagtgactgcgaaactttcgcatgcgtaagggcatttccatggaactttgtgatttgctttcccctgccctgaagcgccagaataccaggatgagagcagccctcacagttgagaagtgagtggcgatagccctgtagaagcttgcaatgccagacagctaccggtcagtggggaatcaatttggagtgggcaaatctactgtgggggctgctgtgatccaagtagccaacgcaatcaaagacctgctgatatcaagggtagtgactctgggaaatgtgcaggctatagtggatggttttgctgcaatgggattccctaactgtggtggggcaatagacggaacccatacccctatcttgtcaccggagcaccaagccaccgagtacataaactgaaaagggtacttttcaatgctgctgcaagccctggtggatcataagggatgtttcactaacatcaacatgggatggccgggaaaggtacatgatgctcgcgtcttcaggaactctggtctgtttcaaaatctggaggaagggactttcttcctggatcagaaaataaccgtttgggatgttgaaatgcctatagttatccttggggacccagcctatcccttactGCCATGGCACATGacgccatacacaggcagcctggacagtagtcaggacctgttcaactataggctgagcaagtgcagaatggtgatagaatgtgcatttggatatttaaaagcgcgctggcgcagtttactgactcggatagacctcagcgaaaccaatatccccattgttattgctgcttgctgtgcgctccacaatatctgagagagtaagggggagacatttatggcggggtgggaggttgaggcaaatcgcctggccgctgattacgcgcagctagagaccagggcggttagaagagtacagcagggcacggtgcgcatcagagaagctttgaaaaccagttttgtgactggccaggctacagtgcgaaacttctgtttgtttctccttgataacCCCTCCTCCCGGTTCATTCtatttccctgtaagctaaccaccctcccctccccccttcgagcaccacttgcagaggcaataaagtcattgttacttcacattcatgcattctttattaattcatcacacaactagggggataactgccaaggtagctcaggaggggtgggggaggagtgaaggacaaggacacactgcagtttaaaactttaactcttattgaaggccagccttctaatgcttgggcaatcatctggggtggagtggctgggtggccggaggcccccccaccgcgttcttgggcgtctgggtgaggaggctatggaacttggggaggagggctgttggttacacaggggctgtagcggcgatctctgctcctgctgcctttcctgcagctcaaccatacgctggagcatatcagtttgatgctccagcagccggagcatcgactctcgccttctgtcagcaagctgacgccacctatcgtcttcagcctgccacttgctctgttcagtccgcgattcagcccgccacctctcctctcattcatattgtgcttttctgcactctgacactGACTACCTCCACGCATTCTACTGTGCTcggtcagcatgggaggacatctggagctctgagaacatatcatcctgagtcagccgttttctccttctaatcttcactagcctctgcgaaggagaaacatttgcagctggtggaggagaagggagaggtggttaaaaaaaagacattttagagaacaatgggtacactctttcacgttaaattttgctgttcacattacacagcacatgtgctttcattacaaggtcgcatttttcctcttatattgagggcctgccggtttggtgtgagagatcactcacgcagtgccagacaacagaattcggcttgcaggcagccatggtaagccacagtcttttggcttttttaaccttcataacatgtgggaatggtttcaaatagcagcaccctcatttcccataccaagcacccattgggttggccatttaaaatgggtttgcaatgtaaaaggaggggctgcagtttccgggttaacatgcagcacaaacccaactaaccctcctccctccccccaactgcgtggctaacagcggggaatatttctgttcagccaagcaggaacgggcacctctgaatgtccccttaataaaatcaccccatttcaaccaggtgaccgtgaatgatatcactctcctgaggataacaaagagagataaggaatggatgttgtctgcatgccagcaaacaccaggaccatatgctgccatgctttgttatgcaatgattccagactacgtgctactggcctggcgtggtaaagtgttctaccatggcggacgggataaggcagccctccccagaaaccttttgcaaaggcttttggagtacatcaaggagagctttctggagatgtccctggaggatttctgctccatcccgatacacgttaacagacttttccagtacctgtactggccgcgattgccagggaaaattaatcattaaacacgcttgcttttaaatcatgtgtaatatttacaaagctaCACTCACTAGAGGTCCCTTGTGCACCCTCAgtgtctgggagcatgccttgggtgagttcgggggttactggttccaggtccagggtgataaacatatcctggctgttggggaaaccggtttctctgcttccttgctgtgagctatcttcctcgtaccccgaacccacatccctgttgcgtgattctccattgatggagtcaaagcacagggttggggtagtggtggctgcaccccctagcatggcatgcaaatccgcgtagaagcggcatgtctgtggctctgccccggaccttctgtttgcctctctggctttgtggtaggcttgcatcagctccttaattttcacgcggcactgctgtgcgtccctgttatggcctctgtccttcatggcctttgagactttctaatattttgccatttcgtttactgctacggagttcagctagcattgatttgtctccccatatggtgagcagatcccgtacctcccgtttggtccatgctggagctcttttgcgatcctgggactccatcatggttacctgtgctgatgagctctgcgtggtcacctgtgctctccacgctgggcaaacaggaaatgaaatttaaaagttcatggggcttttcctgtctacctggtaagtgcatctgagttgagagtgctgtacagagcggtcacaatgaagcactctgggatagctcccggaggctaaTATTGTCGAATTCCacccacactaccccaaatccgacccggaaaggccgatttcagcgctaatccccttgtcggaggtggagtaaagaaaccggtttaaagggccctttaagtcgaaaaaaagggctttgtcgtgtggacgtgtccaggcttaattcaatttaatgctgctaaattcgacctaaactcgtagtgtaaaccaggcctatgTCTAACAATCAAGTGAAACCCAGTTGCTGAAAGTGTCCTCCTAAGTTGTATACAAGTTCTGCATCTGCGCTGATACACATGCACAGGCAAACACTTACATATGTGCTTATCTTACATTTGTAAAGCTACGCACATGCATAAACATTTGCAGGACACAGGCCACTTTTCTTTATTGCTCTTTGAAATGTCAATTTTTGGGACACAATTTAAGTGGCATCTCACGAACTGAGCTCATCATGTGTACAATGCAAAAGATGAGGGTtcttaaatattatttaattatattaaatattatttattatttggggTCAATTAAACAAAATATAGTTTGGCTCCAACACCAAATCTAAAGAAAATAAGCATTCTGAAAACCTTTCCCAGCTTGCTGTGCTCCTTTCATTTCCAGTCCTCTGCTCACCACTTTACTTACTTCTGGTCTGAGAGCTGGAATAGCTGCAAACAAAACTCCCAGAATAAAAATTACAACTGCTGTTCAGCAAGAAAAGTATATGTATATTTCAATCTCTGTATATCTTTGTACAGTGAAATATGGGCTCTGCAAATAGGATggtggatttttctttttcttttaaactataTACCAACATTGGCAAAAAAAtcccattcctctctctctctctctctctcccccccccccccccacacacacactctctcactcTTCGCACGTAATTACAAGCAGGTATTTAAAGATTATTTATATCTAATGAGATGTCAGGCCAAATCACACCTACAGATCTGAACCTCGTACCCATACAAATATTGGTTTGGAGCAGAGTTTGCAATTTCAGTCTTTCCATAATGGACCAGATCTGAGCAAGGAGTTTGGAaaaaggtctaggttggacattaggaaaaagttcctaactgtcagcgtggttaaacactggaataaattgcctagggaggttgtggaatctccatctctggagatatttaagagtaggttagataaatgtctatcagggatggtctagacagtatttggtcctgccatgcgggcaggggactggactcgatgacctctcgaggtcccttccagtcctagaatctatgaatttgaaTCTAGTGTCAtcagacactactgtaataaataaataataaaaatagtaaatcaATGTTAAGATTACTACTAAGCCAAATACATCCTTTATGCAATCTGTGGACATCACTGGAGTTATAGCTGCGATGGCTATAGCTGGTCTGattacttcagtggaagcaggatcagaccctctaTCTTAATCGTATCTAtttcagtgatactcagactgaggcttacgagccgcaagtggctctttaatgtgccTCCTGTGGTTctctgcagcacatgatattaaaacagtgtgatttaaattattaaccaatttaagttattaaccaatcaggctgcttttactatgttattaaccaattgtagctgataaaataataatacttggtcagtcattttgctgtgagaatagtTATATATTtcccatcatactgtttaaatacgaatagtactatagtaaatgaaacaatgaattcacacgactgtggctcttttgggtaatctTGATTGCTAGTTTAGCTCCCGAGGTCTGAGTATCGCTGATCTATATATTTTAAGCATCCATCCCTGTTTTTACTGCCATTTTTTAAATGGTGTCTTTGAGGATTTATTGCTGATAAGTTAACTTATCTCTTACAATCCTGCCTTTCAGAACTTCATcttcatgggggacttcaacgcTGGCTGTAGTTATGTTCCAAAGAAGCACTGGAAGAACATCAGGTTGAAAACTCACTCTGAGTTTGTGTGGCTAATTGGCGACAAAAATGACACAACAGTTAGGAACAGCACAAACTGTGCATACGACAGGTAACAATTCACTTGAGAAACATTCAGTGGGGATCCTCAAGGTAGAAAGCACTATGCCTGGTAAGGTATTTGCAGGATACTAGGTCACGTGAGATGGAGGGAGTACCACAGAGACATTGGGAATGGCCAGCATTGCACTAAAGAAGCCCTGGTGTTGGTTACTCCATTATCATGTCATTATTTTGCTAAATCACTCACCACACAAcatagttacttttttttttaatcttcaaaatCAGATGCATGTCTAGGAGCATTAGACACCTCTGAATGACGCTTTGCTTCTTTTAGAATTGTGATCCATGGTGAAAAGCTCATCAACGCTGTTGTCCCAAACTCAGCTGATATCATTGATTTTCAAAGGGCCTTTGGAATGACTGAAGAGCAGGTATGGCTtcctttttggtttttcattACAGGATCATATGCAGTGCTTAAATAATGAGTTTGCCAAATAAAGAATATTCTGATTTTGGATGGTgcatgcaggggcggctccagggacCAGCGCACCAAgagcgtgcctggggcggcaagccgtggtggtggtgggggggaatccTGCCGGCCGCTGTGGGGGCGGCATTCAGGgagccttcagtggcatgcctgcaggaggtccgccggtcccacggcttcggtggcaggtacgccgaagccgcgggaccggcagacctcccgcaggcatgccgccgaatctgtgttacctgccgtgcttggggcggcaaaatacacagagccgcccctgggtgcaTGTTGAATGAATTGCCTTCTAATCCACAGACGCAATGTGCTACATATCTGTAAACCAATCTAGCAGCTGGCTCCAAGAGAGGACTCTCAGCTTCTGTAGCTGTATCGTTAAATGAACCTGCTAAAAGCACAGTGGGTTAGCATATCACAGTAGAGTGCGAAAAGTCTTTTTGGAATGATGAGGCATAACGCCAGAGCTCCTGTAAGACAACATCCTGCCTAGTGGCACTCTGTCTTGAAGAGAAACAGTAATGTTTCAGTGTTCAGCAAACAGACACAATAAAGCAACcaacaataaaaatattgaataatggacCTCTTTATAAAACCAGTCTTAGCTTCATTTCCATGTATAAAGCTTTTACTTTCACAGGAATCACTTcacctaccactgaaatgcagccacccctAGAAATAGAATATGGCAGATAGCTAACAATGCATAGCAGGACTGCATAACAACACAGGGACAGGACAAGAAGGGAAGAATACTTGTATCCAACTAAAGCGGTGTTTTGTGCTACAttctgtgaatatatatatattttttaacttcACAGGCTCTGGAAGTTAGTGATCACTTTCCAGTAGTGTTTGAGCTTAAAACTACCCGGGGTTTCCTCAATGGACCAAGATCACGCgctgcaaaggaaagaaaaacaagaacTCTGCACCATTTGTCATCCTAGGCACCTTGGATTCTCTTGCTATCATCCTTTGTGTGTACATTAAAATAGTAAACACACCCCCCAAACATTCACTTTAAAACAACAGATAATGTTTAGAACTTAGCCTAGTTGTACTCTCTCCTAATGCAATATTTAGTAGAAAAAAACAATACTTTGTTTAAATGTGAAATATTATCTAGGAAGATGAATGAAGTCTGTAGATCATTATAAGCTAACTAAAAATAAATCAGCTAAAATTAACATTGCTGAATTCTTGTCATGCTGAATACAAATGTAGGGAGATATTTTAATGTGAAATGCTTTCACACACTCTACTTCTAGGCCTGTTGGACTGAGAAGTTTGTTTATTCATAATTGTTCTAGAATTCTGGCATTCCTGTTTTGTGGCATACAGGTAAAAACTTTTAGTGTCAGGGGCTCAGAATAGCACTGCAAGGGTAGCACTACTTGCACTATACTCTTATTCTACTCTTCGGGACAGATCAATTAACTTTAACTGAACTATggcagtttacaccagctaaggatctggcccgtTAACCCACCATGTTTCAGAATACAGtcactcctcacttaaagtcgtcccggttaacgttgtttcgttgctgatcaattagggaacatgcttgtttaaagttgcgcaatgctcccttataacgtcgtttggcagccacttgctttgtccactgcttgcaggagagcagcccgttggagctagctggtgggggcttggaaccagggtggaccggcagctccccatcagctccccattcccctaaGTTCTCTGTGCTGCAGCTTCCCAGCAGACTATCGATttccagcagttcagctgtccctcctcccactgccatatgttgctcctgccctctgccttggagctgctccccggagTCTcccgcttgctgtgctggtgggaagagggcagctaatgtcagggtgtccccctcccccctgcttctgcaccccgcttaccccatctccatagagtaGGGGACACACACTACaaggctcaggacggagggagcttgccagcagcagctactgtctcaacttgctgatctactttaaAAAGCCGTGTACTTAGAGTgcggtcagcatacttaaaggggcaatgcacatctctctctctcacacacacacacacacacactgtgtgtctgtctgccatgctgtctcccctccatcCATTCATGTTGCCTTGTAGagagtgaggctacattaacaacaattggttaacccttgagggctcagtcgattgctagttcatcatttagcagtaaggcattccctgggaaaatatcccaccctctgacttcatcacctcaaccaagcttcacaatcatcatcgctgcttaccagtattaaattgtttgtttaaaacttatactgtgtgtgtgtataaacaaatatagtcttttgtctggtgaaaaaaatttccctggaacctacccccccccccgccactcccccccatttacattaattcttatggggaaatgggattcgcttaacatcgtttcacttaaagtcacatttttcaggaacataactacaatgttaagtgaggagttactgtataggtaAAAAAGGGCAGAATGAATCAAAGCAGTGAGcatatcatagaagattaggttgaaagggacctcagaaggtcatctagtccaaccccctcctcaaagtaggatcaacaccaactaaatcatcccagtcagggctttgtcaagccaagccttaaaaacccctaaggatggagattccaccacctctctaggtaacccattccagtgcttcactaccctcctagtgaaatagtgttttcaaCTATTGTTTCCAACCTAGGCCTCACCCACTTcaacctgagaccattactccttgttctgtcatcagctaccactgagaacagccaagctccatcctctttggaaccccctttcaggtatttgaaggctgctgtcaaatcccccctcactcttctcttctgcagactaaacaagcacagttccctcagcctctccttgtaagtcatgtgcctcagccccctgatcattttcgtttccctccactggactctccccaatttgtccacatcccttctgtaatggGAGCCCCAAACcagacgcaatactccagatgtggcctcaccagtgccgaataaaggggaataatcacttccctcgatctcctggcaaggctcctactaatgcagcccaatatgccattagccttcttggcaacaagggcacactgctgactcatatccagcttctcatccacagtaatccccaggtccttttctgcagaactgctgcttagccagtcagtctccagcctgtagtggtgcatgggattgttccgtcctaagtgtaggactctgcacttatccttgttgaacctcatcagatttcttttggcccaatcctccaatttgtctaggtcgctctggaccctatccctaccctccagcatatctacctctcccctcagtttagtgtcatctgcgaacttgctgagggtgaaatccctCCCAATCATCCAGatcataataaaaatgttgaacaaaaccggcccaagACGACCtgtggggtactccgcttgataccggctgccaactagacatcaagccattgatcactaaccattgagcccgacaatctagccagctttctgtccaccttagagtccattcatccaatccatacttttttaacttgctggcaagaatactgtgggagaccgtatcaaaagctttgctaaagtcaagatatatcatgtccactgctttccccatatccacagagccagttatctcatcctagagggcaatcaggttggtcaggcatgactttcccttggtgaatccatgttgactgtttctgatcaccttcctttcctccaagtgcttcaaaatggtttccttgaggacctgctccatgatttttccagggactgaggtgaggctgactggtctgtagttccccaggttctcttccttcccttttttaaagatgggcactatatttgcctttttccaatcgtctgggacctcccttGATCGCCactagttttcaaagataatggccaatggctttgcaatcccatcagccaattccctcagcacactcggatgcattagatctggacccatggacttgtgcatgtccagcttttctaaatatccttaacctgttctttcaccactgagggctgctcacctcctccccatactgtgttgccctggacagcagtgtgggagctggccttgtctgtgaagaccaagacaaaaaaaagtattgagtacttcagctttttctacaTCACCTGTCAATAGGTTGCCTCCCcgattcattaagggtcccacactttccctgacctttttcctgttgctaacatatctTAACATATCCTTCAttttccttcccccagcccaaCTTATTTTATTTAGACTGAGACTTATTTAGATTTAGACTTATTTGTTCTCCCATCCATGCATGTTGGACATATATATGGAACTCCAACTAGTGATGGTGCAAGTTATTCATATGAATCAAAGTGATCCTAGACCCCCACATTTTTAGGCAAGGGCAATTCTTTATAGGAAAGTTGCTTAGCTCC carries:
- the DNASE1L3 gene encoding deoxyribonuclease gamma, translating into MFCISLFLLFFFNATLSIKICSFNVRSFGEAKRARPEVLDVIVKVISRCDIMLLMEIKDNSNKICPLLIEKLNGQYQEEYDYVISTRLGRKSYKEQYAFIYRSNVVSVKGTYQYPDIQPGDVDAFSREPFVVWFKSPKTVVKEFVIIPQHTTPETAVREIDELYDVYLDVKQRWKSKNFIFMGDFNAGCSYVPKKHWKNIRLKTHSEFVWLIGDKNDTTVRNSTNCAYDRIVIHGEKLINAVVPNSADIIDFQRAFGMTEEQALEVSDHFPVVFELKTTRGFLNGPRSRAAKERKTRTLHHLSS